AACCCGGTCATACTGGGGGCATCAGAACTGTCATCTGAGATCGATTCACTGAAAAAAGCCGAGCAGGCGGGAGCTGCAGCCATAGTCTATAAAACACTCTTTGAAGAACAGATACAGTTGGAAGATCTGCAATTCGACGAGTTGAAGGACGAGTATAACGATATCCATGCCGAGATGACTTCGCTTCACCCTGATATCGATCGTTCCGAGATCGAGTATTACTTGGTAAAGATCCGCAATGCGAAAGAAAGCCTTTCCGTACCGGTGATAGCCAGTCTGAATGCCGTGAACGAATCATCCTGGTTCCGCTATGCACGCCTGATCGAAGAGACCGGAGTGGACGGAATAGAACTCAATCTTTATCAGACACCCACGCAGTTCGACCTTGATGCGGCAGAAATCGAAAATCGACAGATAGCGATGGTTACTGAGATAAAAAAACAACTGTCCATACCGGTGAGTGTAAAACTCAGTTCCGACTATACCAATATTCTTCACTTCGCGAAACGTCTCGATGAAGCGGGCGTGGACGGAATGGTGCTTTTTAATTCTTTTTTTCAGCCTGATATCGATATTGAGAAGGAGAGTCACAGAAGAGCATTTAACCTGAGTAAAAAGGGTGATTACAAACAGTCGTTGCGTATCGCCGGAATGCTCTACGGCCGTGTGAATGCTGCCGTATGTGGTAGCAGGGGTGTCTTCAACGGGGATGATGTGATCAAGCTGATCCTCTCCGGTGCAACCTGTGTACAGGTGGTAAGCGTTGTCTACAGGCATGGGATGAAACAGATCACAGGAATGATCCGTGAGA
This window of the Proteiniphilum saccharofermentans genome carries:
- a CDS encoding dihydroorotate dehydrogenase-like protein, with translation MKNLETSYMGIPLKNPVILGASELSSEIDSLKKAEQAGAAAIVYKTLFEEQIQLEDLQFDELKDEYNDIHAEMTSLHPDIDRSEIEYYLVKIRNAKESLSVPVIASLNAVNESSWFRYARLIEETGVDGIELNLYQTPTQFDLDAAEIENRQIAMVTEIKKQLSIPVSVKLSSDYTNILHFAKRLDEAGVDGMVLFNSFFQPDIDIEKESHRRAFNLSKKGDYKQSLRIAGMLYGRVNAAVCGSRGVFNGDDVIKLILSGATCVQVVSVVYRHGMKQITGMIREIEEWMERKGYDTLDQFRGKLSDSVLNKNDNLLIYKRAQYVDLILHSDTIFGNMQHRGF